One Dioscorea cayenensis subsp. rotundata cultivar TDr96_F1 chromosome 15, TDr96_F1_v2_PseudoChromosome.rev07_lg8_w22 25.fasta, whole genome shotgun sequence genomic region harbors:
- the LOC120277401 gene encoding rRNA-processing protein EFG1-like, translated as MAHGGYARRRPEERRPLGRRSKGLGVDKKRKKAKSVTLKNQIRSTERMLRKNLPPEVREAQEKKLDELKKQQEIQTRLAVERKIQLRDRKIKFFERRKIERMIRRLEKQHRSSSDHTLEAKISDQLSKLREDLEYVRFFPKSEKYVSLFVGGDKPDIVDKRDKLRKQIKANLIAAAASGKDLEETASDDDVLDTSDDDFFLSGSSSDEAEADDEWTDKSAREPASSASGKATSGMSSDEKNQRQISARALMPPPRPLSAIRNQPANRNQSVKKLPVSTSSNTSYSTSSVSSQSRGVSNARTDHNSNLSSNSDAHKPRRKRRPKKKKQA; from the exons ATGGCGCACGGCGGCTATGCCCGTCGGCGACCGGAGGAGAGGAGGCCGCTGGGCAGGCGATCGAAAGGGCTGGGAGTGgacaagaagaggaagaaagccAAGTCAGTCACGCTCAAGAACCAGATCCGTTCCACTGAACGGATGCTCCGCAAG AACCTTCCCCCTGAGGTCAGGGAGGCTCAGGAAAAGAAATTGGATGAGCTCAAGAAACAACAGGAGATACAAACTCGTTTAGCTGTTGAACGCAAAATACAGTTGAGAGATAGAAAGATAAAGTTTTTTG AAAGAAGAAAGATTGAAAGGATGATAAGGCGGCTTGAAAAACAGCATCGTTCATCATCTGACCATACTTTGGAGGCAAAAATCTCTGATCAGCTTTCTAAATTAAGAGAGGATCTTGAATATGTCAGG TTCTTCCCCAAGAGTGAGAAATATGTGTCATTATTTGTTGGAGGGGATAAACCGGATATTGTTGATAAGAGAGACAAATTGAGGAAGCAGATTAAGGCGAATCTCATAGCTGCTGCCGCTAGCGGAAAAGATTTGGAAG AAACTGCAAGTGATGATGATGTTCTAGATACGAGTGATGATGATTTCTTCTTAAGTGGAAGCTCCAGCGATGAAGCAGAAGCAGATGATGAATGGACAGATAAAAGTGCAAG AGAACCAGCTTCAAGTGCTTCTGGCAAGGCCACATCTGGCATGTCAAGTGATGAAAAGAATCAG AGGCAGATATCTGCTCGAGCTCTCATGCCACCTCCTCGGCCTTTGTCAGCAATCAGAAACCAGCCGGCAAACAGAAATCAGTCAGTTAAGAAGTTACCAGTGTCCACCTCCAGTAATACATCATATAGCACTAGTAGCGTTTCCTCCCAAAGTAGGGGAGTCTCCAATGCAAGAACAGATCATAATAGTAATCTAAGTTCTAATTCTGATGCCCACAAACCTCGCCGGAAGAGAagaccaaagaagaaaaagcag